A stretch of the Zeugodacus cucurbitae isolate PBARC_wt_2022May chromosome 6, idZeuCucr1.2, whole genome shotgun sequence genome encodes the following:
- the LOC105217748 gene encoding ran-binding protein 9: MDTDNDNEQLNSSSTSSSNNSSSSNLLANLPMLPILQSTDNDGGGHFVQPEALQERLDDDIGAVGLPQPPSPPPLPPQQQQLQHETADHLPDNSVFASPLLFNNNTTPPPSSSSSSSSPTSSSHNLQLYHHQQQPQQLQQQEQSHSEHALHFEHSPSPSLQQHALLPPPPSPPPPLEQEQQQQPQQQQQQQQAILVGETSQQQQTLEQQDIQEQLQLTHPCAFVDNSPIDDTIDATALESAASEAIGLSADIASTSQQQQQQSQQQRQCLQQEQPEESLSGAQRSTLSVIGEGAAGSSASNIRNQTPPISLPLLLQEEDDEDDDDADADDEENLSGERIRAPKSPAALSYATHFTHHPFTHPLHHHHHHYYPNFGGCINSSPFAFDIPALSGGGDSINISSNNNNNNSGISFVSQINPSNGANTNTLLTANMLGSSSQSDNPSGGGGATALTGVNTCAGTGGHSSSNHNHHTRQQVTDRLKMLYPNVNEAETPLPRCWSPHDKCLSIGLSQNNLHVHYKGVGNKHDGSASVRTAHPIPPACGLYYFEVKIVSKGKDGYMGIGLTAQQFRMNRLPGKGWDKQSYGYHGDDGNSYSSSNNGQSYGPTFTTGDVIGCCVNFVDNSCFYTKNGIDLGVAFRDLPVHKCKLYPTVGLQTPGEEIDANFGQEPFKFDQIEDMMKQMRAQMKTTIYDFPMTLDQGDPTTLLHKMVSSYLLHNGYSQTAEAFARTTGQSFQEDLSSIRNRQKILKLVLSGKMGHAIEHTLRSYPGLLENNKNLWFMLKCRQFIEMVNGSDNEYCPTTTNNKLTNSITTQTQTTPPNQTSVIQSTKSYQNGKSTVAHNNAQTMVTTSTTTTNTAVINADNHAHQQELKNTSVSDENCSGDAISISNKNNSTNIDYLNDVEMELNMHTNGNSCKNGSSNFNSSLDVDEEMDIDVSPSTQKYHGIERILEFGKELSQMGQQLEKDNKMNDEDRQMLEDAFSLIAYSNPWSSPLGWQLCPTKRENVSTALNSAILESMNYPRRPPLDVCVAHAAELLKVMARESLGACAFVNIEDVFPLN, from the exons ATGGATACTGATAACGATAATGAACAATTGAATTCCTCGTCGACGAGCAGCAGTAataatagcagcagcagcaatttgCTCGCCAATTTACCTATGCTCCCGATACTGCAATCAACTGATAATGATGGTGGCGGGCATTTCGTACAGCCTGAGGCGCTGCAAGAGCGATTAGACGATGATATCGGTGCAGTTGGATTGCCACAACCGCCATCACCACCACCATTAccaccacagcaacaacaactacaacatgaAACGGCAGATCATTTGCCGGACAATTCAGTTTTCGCTTCACCCCTTTTATTCAATAACAATACAACCCCACCTCCTTCATCCTCCTCATCATCATCGTCGCCAACATCATCGTCACACAATCTTCAACTATatcatcatcagcaacaaccacaacaattacaacaacaagaacaatcaCACTCTGAACATGCGCTTCATTTTGAACATTCTCCCTCTCCCTCCCTCCAGCAACACGCACTACTACCACCACCgccatcaccaccaccaccactcgaacaagagcaacagcaacaaccgcagcaacagcagcagcaacaacaggcgATTCTGGTAGGAGAAACatcgcagcagcaacaaacactTGAGCAGCAGGATATACAGGAACAATTACAACTAACGCATCCATGCGCCTTCGTAGACAATAGTCCGATTGACGATACAATTGATGCAACTGCATTAGAATCAGCTGCGAGTGAAGCTATTGGTTTGAGCGCTGACATTGCATCAActagtcaacaacaacagcagcaatcgcAGCAACAACGACAGTGTCTACAACAAGAACAGCCAGAGGAAAGTTTGAGCGGTGCTCAACGCTCGACACTGAGCGTAATTGGTGAGGGTGCAGCTGGTAGCAGCGCATCTAACATACGCAACCAAACACCTCCAATATCACTGCCATTGCTGTTGCAAGAAGAGGACGACGAAGACGACGACGACGCCGACGCTGACGACGAAGAGAACCTGAGTGGCGAACGCATTCGTGCACCAAAGTCACCTGCTGCACTATCGTATGCTACGCATTTTACACACCATCCATTCACGCACCCACTacaccaccaccatcatcaTTACTATCCTAACTTTGGTGGCTGTATAAATAGTTCACCATTTGCGTTTGACATACCTGCTTTGTCCGGTGGCGGCGACAGCAtcaacatcagcagcaacaataacaataataatagcggCATTAGCTTTGTCAGCCAAATTAATCCCAGTAACGGcgcaaatacaaacacattacTAACAGCAAACATGCTTGGGAGCAGTAGCCAAAGCGATAACCCGTCCGGCGGTGGCGGGGCCACTGCCCTAACAGGCGTCAACACTTGTGCTGGCACCGGTGGTCACAGCAGTAGTAATCATAATCATCATACGCGTCAGCAAGTGACCGATCGCCTCAAAATGCTCTATCCAAATGTGAACGAAGCTGAAACTCCACTGCCACGCTGCTGGAGTCCACACGACAAATGTCTATCGATTGGACTATCGCAGAATAATCTACATGTGCACTATAAAG GCGTCGGTAATAAACACGACGGTTCTGCCTCTGTGCGCACAGCTCATCCGATTCCACCCGCCTGTGGCCTATActattttgaagtgaaaattgtTTCGAAAGGCAAAGATGGCTACATGGGTATCGGTTTGACAGCTCAACAATTTCGCATGAATCGTTTACCAGGTAAAG GTTGGGACAAGCAATCGTACGGATATCATGGTGATGATGGTAATTCATATTCATCATCCAATAATGGACAGTCGTATGGGCCGACCTTCACCACGGGCGATGTAATCGGTTGCTGTGTAAATTTTGTGGATAATTCATGTTTCTACACAAAGAACGGTATTGATTTGGGTGTTGCGTTCAGGGATTTGCCGGTACATAAA tgTAAACTATATCCAACGGTTGGCCTACAAACGCCTGGTGAAGAGATCGATGCTAATTTTGGCCAGGAGCCATTCAAATTTGATCAAATCGAAGATATGATGAAACAAATGCGCGCTCAAATGAAGACCACCATCTATGATTTCCCCATGACGCTCGATCAGGGTGATCCCACGACACTTTTACACAA aatGGTATCATCCTATCTTTTGCACAATGGTTATAGTCAGACTGCAGAGGCATTCGCTAGAACTACTGGGCAATCGTTTCAAGAAGATCTGTCATCGATTCGAAATCGTCAAA aaatattaaaattggtaTTATCCGGCAAAATGGGCCACGCCATTGAGCACACGTTGCGCTCCTATCCGGGACTGCtggagaataacaaaaatctttGGTTCATGCTTAAGTGCAGACAGTTCATAGAAATGGTTAATGGGTCCGATAATGAG TATTGCCCTACAActactaataataaattaacaaattcgATCACAACACAAACGCAGACAACGCCACCGAATCAAACATCGGTCATACAGTCAACCAAATCGTATCAAAATGGTAAGAGCACAGTAGCACataataatgcacagactatggtgacaacatcaacaacaacaacaaatacagctGTGATAAATGCCGATAATCATGCGCATCAACAGGAACTGAAAAACACATC TGTTTCGGATGAGAACTGCTCTGGTGATGCGATTTCaattagtaataaaaataatagcacCAATATCGATTATTTGAATGATGTAGAAATGGAATTAAATATGCACACCAATG GCAACTCATGCAAAAACGGCAGTTCAAATTTCAATAGCTCTTTAGACGTTGATGAAGAAATGG ACATCGACGTATCACCTTCCACACAAAAATATCATGGCATCGAACGAATATTGGAATTCGGCAAGGAGCTTTCGCAGATGGGGCAGCAATTGGAAAAGGATAATAAAATGAACGATGAAGATCGACAAATGTTGGAA GATGCATTTAGTTTAATCGCCTATTCAAATCCCTGGTCTAGCCCTTTGGGTTGGCAACTTTGTCCCACGAAGCGAGAAAACGTTAGCACCGCACTCAATTCCGCCATTTTAG AATCAATGAACTATCCGCGTCGCCCGCCACTTGACGTGTGCGTTGCGCACGCCGCCGAATTGCTTAAGGTGATGGCGCGGGAATCGCTCGGTGCTTGTGCGTTCGTAAATATCGAAGATGTCTTTCCACTAAATTGA